A window from Nitrospira sp. ND1 encodes these proteins:
- a CDS encoding ParB N-terminal domain-containing protein, whose translation MKQQMKMVPLTSLKIHPINLLRAPDTDLIERLVESMRREGFRPNHPLLVTRNYFILDGKNRFFAAAMAGIKTIPIVFDEATTDVEAMTATTVDNTFINNLNQKLPRGVRVINTVRICLLEEKGVKDPWSLAGVNKSDWFAAKRVIDAEIQKASQTRKGLPIELLDEMIRVRKISEQVFDLYHDEKAWNRIVKGTAASTTPKRNSKPTEISDAINALSHYVKVTSEQDDSLPESLRNNVQSCLAKIKKLSRPDTAGKALVLACEVTLSLLANNKDSSDSSSKLFD comes from the coding sequence ATGAAGCAACAAATGAAAATGGTTCCTCTTACCTCGCTCAAGATTCACCCCATTAACCTGCTGAGGGCTCCAGACACGGACCTGATTGAACGATTGGTGGAAAGCATGCGGCGGGAGGGATTTCGTCCGAACCATCCTCTTTTGGTGACACGTAATTACTTCATTCTGGACGGGAAAAACCGATTTTTCGCTGCGGCAATGGCTGGGATCAAAACAATTCCTATTGTCTTTGATGAAGCGACCACAGATGTCGAGGCAATGACTGCCACCACCGTAGACAACACCTTTATCAACAATCTGAACCAAAAGCTTCCGAGAGGAGTTCGCGTGATTAATACGGTCCGGATCTGTCTCTTAGAAGAGAAAGGAGTGAAAGATCCCTGGAGCTTGGCCGGGGTCAATAAATCTGATTGGTTTGCTGCCAAACGCGTCATCGATGCAGAGATACAGAAGGCGAGCCAGACCCGAAAGGGCCTCCCGATCGAACTTCTTGACGAGATGATCCGCGTCCGGAAGATCTCCGAGCAGGTTTTCGATTTGTACCACGATGAGAAGGCATGGAACAGGATCGTCAAAGGAACGGCTGCATCGACTACACCGAAACGCAACTCTAAACCAACAGAAATCAGCGATGCAATTAATGCCTTATCCCATTATGTGAAGGTGACATCAGAGCAGGACGATAGTTTGCCGGAATCATTGCGAAATAACGTTCAATCATGCCTGGCCAAGATCAAGAAGCTCAGTCGGCCGGATACCGCCGGGAAGGCATTGGTTCTCGCGTGCGAGGTGACGTTGTCCTTACTGGCCAACAACAAAGATTCCAGTGACAGCTCTTCTAAACTCTTTGATTGA
- a CDS encoding AAA family ATPase, which translates to MSLLTDILVWSSANLLPWQRDALRRLFQYQECSSQDIDDLYATLKSARGLPDPQNRQPSPLAAEHLPVQSAGPGVVVLNALRELKHVNRIADGEKLTFGPKGITIIYGGNGSGKSGYSRVLKRACRARDVSETIHADASDPQSSGKVPEAIFDVTVGTVQKSLNWKRDSPAPEELSTIAVFDGRCAREYLDEQDVAYLPYGLDILENLGQKVLPELLRRLNSEIESTNTDVAPFADLIGDTSVGKVIASLSDTTNSELVKKLATLTKSETNRLNELEKTLAENDPKTKAKGLLLSAQRIDGLASRIDSSLPYVDEAAAEKLKACDSETEAAIKAEVLAAENLRAGEPLLPGTGDLAWKTLFEAARSFSLDSAYPSEAFPHVCSGAKCLLCQQPLNEDAANRMQRFDGFLKQETAKVATDKRQQRMLADQRLTKASLAFGLDEPLIEELKQLDLAVLQSVEAFEKQVEARRTWLRGSLNTHNWDSPYPLDLDPRPRLREISKTLRDQSGDLENAIDQNLRKSFEAERAELRARVSLSPRSEAVQDLIRRMKVKATLLKCKDDLKTKAISDKAKEFASQAVTAALKTALDKEFEVLGVGHIKTKLIERVEKGKMKHKLVLALPLTTKLDEILSEGEQRAIAIGSFLAELHLAGHGGGIVFDDPVSSLDHHRRLRVARRLVDAAKQRQVIVLTHETVFLCELLDAIEQQNIDYQMHHLEWANDHPGHVIEGLPWEHMDYKDRLNKLEEEHKQLEQSWPAYPNEEERSRMRRQYSRLRATIERIIQDVVFNGVLHRYRDRISIDRLKQVVGFTEAELKEIERLYKACCEAIDSHDASSIKNESVPTAKQLGQDIRDVRALAKAVKDRGKKAPVTNAGASS; encoded by the coding sequence ATGTCACTACTGACTGATATTCTTGTTTGGTCTAGCGCAAACCTCTTGCCTTGGCAGCGCGATGCCCTTCGACGCTTATTTCAATATCAAGAATGCAGCTCGCAAGACATTGATGACTTGTATGCAACGCTCAAGTCTGCCCGAGGATTGCCTGACCCCCAAAATCGCCAGCCAAGTCCACTCGCAGCAGAACATCTTCCTGTACAGTCTGCCGGTCCCGGCGTTGTGGTTCTTAATGCCCTTCGAGAGTTAAAGCACGTCAATAGAATTGCAGATGGCGAGAAACTCACCTTCGGACCTAAAGGGATCACAATAATCTACGGCGGCAACGGTTCAGGAAAGTCTGGGTACTCTCGTGTGCTAAAGCGAGCTTGTCGTGCGCGTGACGTCTCGGAAACCATCCATGCCGATGCGAGTGATCCGCAGTCCAGTGGGAAAGTCCCGGAAGCAATTTTCGACGTTACGGTGGGCACAGTCCAGAAATCGCTTAACTGGAAACGCGATAGTCCAGCTCCTGAGGAGCTTTCAACGATAGCTGTGTTTGATGGACGATGTGCTCGTGAATACCTGGACGAGCAGGATGTTGCCTACCTTCCCTATGGTCTCGACATATTAGAAAATCTCGGTCAAAAGGTTCTGCCCGAACTATTGCGCCGATTGAACAGCGAAATCGAATCGACAAACACGGACGTTGCTCCTTTTGCTGATCTAATAGGAGACACATCGGTTGGGAAAGTAATCGCATCTCTGAGCGACACTACAAATAGCGAGCTGGTTAAGAAACTGGCAACTCTCACAAAATCAGAAACGAACCGACTAAACGAGCTAGAAAAGACCTTGGCGGAAAATGATCCGAAGACCAAGGCAAAAGGATTGCTGCTCTCAGCCCAGCGCATCGATGGTCTCGCTTCTCGCATTGACTCAAGCCTTCCCTACGTCGATGAAGCGGCAGCCGAGAAGCTCAAAGCATGCGATAGCGAGACAGAAGCTGCGATTAAGGCTGAAGTTCTAGCTGCGGAGAATCTTCGAGCCGGGGAACCCTTACTGCCAGGGACAGGTGATCTGGCGTGGAAGACTCTCTTCGAGGCTGCGCGTAGTTTCTCCCTGGACTCCGCCTACCCGAGTGAAGCCTTTCCACATGTGTGCTCAGGGGCGAAGTGTCTGTTGTGCCAGCAGCCGCTGAACGAAGATGCGGCGAATCGCATGCAACGTTTTGACGGCTTCCTGAAGCAAGAGACTGCCAAGGTGGCTACGGACAAGCGCCAGCAGCGCATGTTAGCTGACCAGAGACTTACCAAAGCCTCTCTTGCTTTCGGATTGGATGAACCGCTTATCGAAGAACTCAAGCAATTGGATCTGGCCGTGCTTCAGAGTGTCGAGGCTTTTGAGAAGCAGGTTGAGGCACGAAGAACATGGCTTCGGGGCTCTCTTAATACACATAATTGGGATAGCCCTTACCCATTGGATTTGGATCCACGGCCAAGGCTGAGAGAGATTTCCAAGACATTGCGTGATCAGTCTGGGGATCTAGAGAATGCGATTGATCAAAATCTCAGGAAGTCCTTCGAGGCTGAACGTGCTGAACTTCGTGCTCGAGTGAGTCTGTCCCCCCGATCTGAAGCCGTGCAAGATCTCATCCGTAGAATGAAGGTCAAGGCAACGTTGCTTAAGTGTAAAGATGATCTGAAAACGAAAGCGATTTCAGATAAGGCAAAGGAATTTGCGAGTCAAGCAGTCACAGCCGCACTGAAGACAGCACTCGATAAGGAATTTGAAGTTTTGGGAGTCGGGCATATAAAGACCAAGCTCATCGAGCGTGTTGAGAAAGGGAAGATGAAACACAAGTTAGTGTTAGCACTTCCCCTTACCACCAAATTGGATGAAATCCTGAGCGAAGGAGAACAGAGGGCGATTGCAATTGGCTCTTTCTTAGCCGAATTGCACTTGGCTGGTCACGGTGGTGGGATTGTGTTTGATGACCCAGTTTCCTCACTTGATCATCACCGACGGCTGCGAGTGGCGCGTCGCCTTGTCGATGCAGCTAAGCAGCGTCAGGTTATCGTGCTGACACACGAGACTGTATTTTTGTGTGAATTGCTTGATGCAATCGAGCAACAGAACATTGACTACCAAATGCACCATCTTGAATGGGCAAACGACCACCCGGGCCATGTCATTGAAGGTCTCCCTTGGGAGCATATGGACTATAAGGACCGGCTAAATAAGTTGGAAGAGGAGCACAAGCAATTAGAACAAAGTTGGCCAGCCTACCCCAACGAGGAAGAACGCTCAAGAATGCGAAGACAATACAGTCGCTTACGTGCCACCATTGAGCGCATTATTCAGGACGTTGTGTTTAATGGAGTCTTGCACCGCTACCGGGACAGAATCAGCATTGATCGACTTAAGCAAGTAGTGGGCTTTACAGAAGCTGAGCTTAAAGAAATTGAAAGGCTTTATAAAGCGTGTTGCGAGGCAATAGATTCTCACGACGCTTCTTCTATAAAGAATGAATCTGTCCCTACAGCCAAGCAGCTGGGACAAGATATTAGAGACGTGAGAGCACTTGCGAAAGCAGTCAAAGACAGGGGTAAGAAAGCACCTGTGACCAACGCCGGAGCATCATCCTAG
- a CDS encoding SNF2-related protein codes for MGSELTDLTPYHSKFFAHELTKRCPSDSIEKLASALVDAQVDLNPHQIEAALFAFRSPLSKGALLADEVGLGKTIEAGLVLSQKWAERKRRILVITPSNLRKQWHQELLEKFFLPCSILETKSYNDTVRQGHVRPFECDDIIICSYQFARTKAAEISLMRWDLVVIDEAHRLRNVYKPTNVIANTIKHALKDAPKLLLTATPLQNSLLELYGLVSVVDDRIFGDLKSFKEQFANLHNQATFDTLKARLQPLCKRTLRRQVLPYVRYTKRLPMMQPFTPAENEDRLYHLVSDYLRRDNLQALPSSQRSLMTLVLRKLLASSSFAIAGALDSMSSRLRERLRLADGPNPLEEALEEDFETLDEMAEEWDEEEAASKVLTEADRKAIQREIDDLEGFRKLAVSITHNAKGQALLTSLRTAFGKAEELGAAQKAIIFTESRRTQEYLLRVLADSPWKDHIVLFNGSNNDPRSKEIYQEWLQRHQGTDRITGSRSADLRSAIVDYFKEQGQIMIATEAGSEGINLQFCSLVVNYDLPWNPQRIEQRIGRCHRYGQKHDVVVVNFLNQNNEADQHVFRLLSEKFLLFEGVFGASDEVLGAIESGVDFEKRIADIYQRCRTPQEIKNSFEQLQGELGTQIDEAMTRARQLLFEHFDDEVREKLRVSDESSRLYLNRYERILMQLTCFELRNHADFLSDTSFRLNSCPFKGEIPLGLYELPRRTGEAHLYRLAHPLAEHVLEQAKTRQLDPAELTFEYGKHDGKVSVLEPLIGKSGVLTLSLFTVEALDQAEDYLISTGVTDNGEVLDEEAVRRLFSLPATVTQPVSSMIEHPTLSKRTEERQDAIRRHISQRNAEFFEIEADKLDAWADDLKVGLEREIKEFDRQIKEARKAAVAALTLEEKLAGQKQIKAIESERGKRRRALFDAQDEIDHRRGQLISEIEGKLQQKVNSQQLFSVHWQVR; via the coding sequence ATGGGTTCTGAATTGACGGACCTTACTCCCTACCACTCCAAATTCTTTGCCCACGAACTCACCAAGCGCTGTCCGTCCGACAGCATCGAGAAGCTCGCAAGTGCGCTCGTAGATGCACAAGTCGATCTCAATCCCCATCAGATCGAAGCTGCGTTATTTGCCTTCCGATCGCCCCTCTCGAAAGGCGCCCTTCTCGCAGACGAAGTTGGTCTTGGTAAGACTATTGAAGCTGGCCTCGTGCTATCCCAGAAGTGGGCGGAGCGCAAGCGGCGCATTCTCGTCATTACCCCCTCAAATCTCCGCAAGCAGTGGCACCAGGAACTTCTGGAGAAGTTCTTTCTGCCCTGTTCCATTCTTGAGACGAAGTCCTACAACGATACGGTCCGCCAAGGTCATGTCCGGCCGTTTGAGTGCGACGACATTATCATCTGCTCCTACCAGTTTGCGCGTACCAAGGCTGCGGAGATCAGCCTCATGCGCTGGGACCTCGTGGTGATCGACGAAGCCCATCGCTTACGGAACGTGTATAAGCCGACGAACGTCATTGCTAACACCATTAAGCACGCCCTCAAGGACGCACCGAAGCTGCTTCTTACGGCCACGCCACTGCAGAATTCGTTGCTCGAACTGTATGGACTCGTCAGTGTGGTGGACGACCGCATCTTCGGCGACCTGAAGAGTTTCAAAGAGCAGTTTGCGAATCTTCACAATCAAGCCACGTTCGATACTCTGAAGGCTCGTCTGCAGCCGCTCTGCAAGCGCACGCTTCGCCGACAAGTATTGCCGTATGTGCGCTACACCAAGCGCTTACCGATGATGCAGCCCTTTACGCCGGCTGAAAATGAAGATCGGCTCTATCATTTAGTGTCCGACTATCTCCGTCGGGACAATCTGCAGGCCCTCCCGTCGAGCCAACGGTCACTTATGACCCTCGTCCTCCGTAAGCTCTTGGCCTCGTCTTCCTTCGCGATCGCCGGAGCTCTGGATTCAATGAGTTCGCGTCTCCGTGAACGTCTTCGACTCGCCGATGGGCCAAACCCACTTGAGGAAGCCCTGGAGGAAGACTTTGAGACACTCGATGAGATGGCGGAGGAGTGGGACGAGGAAGAAGCTGCCTCGAAAGTGCTCACCGAGGCGGACCGCAAAGCCATTCAACGGGAAATCGACGATCTCGAAGGTTTCCGCAAGCTGGCCGTCTCGATCACTCACAATGCGAAAGGGCAGGCGCTCCTTACCTCCCTGCGCACCGCCTTTGGCAAAGCAGAAGAATTAGGCGCGGCACAAAAGGCCATTATCTTCACTGAATCACGTCGTACCCAGGAATATCTCCTCCGAGTCCTGGCCGATAGTCCCTGGAAAGACCACATCGTTCTCTTTAACGGATCGAACAACGACCCTCGATCAAAGGAGATCTACCAAGAATGGCTCCAGCGCCATCAAGGGACAGATCGAATCACCGGGTCACGATCAGCCGACCTGCGCTCGGCGATCGTGGATTACTTCAAAGAACAGGGCCAAATCATGATCGCCACGGAAGCGGGGTCCGAGGGCATCAATCTTCAATTCTGCTCGCTTGTCGTGAACTATGATCTCCCCTGGAATCCCCAGCGGATCGAGCAACGCATCGGCCGCTGCCACCGGTACGGGCAAAAGCACGACGTCGTCGTGGTGAATTTCCTCAATCAGAACAACGAAGCCGATCAGCATGTCTTTCGCTTGCTCTCTGAGAAATTCCTGTTGTTTGAAGGAGTCTTTGGGGCCAGTGACGAAGTGCTGGGGGCGATTGAGTCCGGCGTGGATTTCGAAAAGAGGATTGCCGACATCTATCAGCGCTGCCGCACTCCACAAGAGATCAAGAACTCGTTTGAACAGCTCCAGGGAGAGCTTGGCACCCAGATCGACGAAGCCATGACCCGTGCCCGCCAGCTGCTATTTGAACATTTTGATGATGAGGTGCGGGAAAAGCTGCGCGTGAGCGACGAAAGCTCACGGTTGTATCTGAATCGGTACGAACGCATCCTGATGCAACTCACGTGCTTTGAGCTGCGCAACCATGCTGATTTTCTTTCTGACACTTCGTTTCGACTCAACTCCTGTCCTTTCAAAGGAGAGATCCCGTTGGGTCTTTACGAACTGCCCCGTCGAACCGGGGAAGCACATCTCTATCGATTGGCGCATCCGTTGGCAGAACATGTGCTGGAGCAGGCAAAGACCCGCCAGCTCGACCCGGCAGAACTGACCTTTGAGTATGGGAAACATGACGGCAAAGTTAGCGTGCTTGAACCGCTTATCGGCAAGTCCGGAGTCCTGACTCTCTCGCTGTTCACTGTAGAGGCGTTGGATCAAGCCGAAGACTATCTGATTTCTACTGGTGTGACCGACAATGGCGAGGTGTTGGATGAGGAAGCCGTCCGGCGCCTGTTCTCCCTCCCTGCTACAGTCACTCAGCCAGTAAGCTCCATGATTGAACATCCAACACTCAGTAAGCGAACAGAAGAACGTCAGGACGCCATTCGTCGCCACATCTCACAGCGCAATGCGGAATTCTTCGAGATCGAAGCCGACAAGCTGGATGCCTGGGCCGATGACTTGAAAGTGGGCTTAGAGCGAGAGATTAAAGAATTCGACCGGCAGATCAAGGAAGCCAGGAAGGCGGCCGTGGCAGCCCTCACTCTGGAAGAGAAGCTCGCTGGACAAAAGCAGATCAAGGCGATCGAATCCGAGCGAGGTAAGCGTCGTAGGGCCCTGTTCGATGCACAAGATGAGATCGATCATCGGCGCGGACAGCTCATCTCTGAAATTGAGGGCAAGTTGCAACAAAAGGTAAACTCCCAGCAGTTATTTTCTGTTCACTGGCAGGTGCGGTAA
- a CDS encoding DUF2130 domain-containing protein — MSEPTIICPNCKTEIKLTESLAAPLIESTRREYQKQLAQKDADVAKRDAALREREVALTKAQQTIDDQVAEKLKLERGKIAVEEAKKAKLILQTDIDQKTQALADLQEVVNQQNVKLTEAQKAQADLLRKQRELDDAKRELELTVEKRVQEGLATTREQAKKEAEEGLRLKVMEAEQTISSMQKQIEELKRKAEQGSQQLQGEVQELELEALLRAKFPRDTIEPVPKGEHGGDVLQHVVGPNGQPCGTIIWESKRTKNWSDGWLAKLREDQRAAKAEIAVIVSQSLPKEIETFGLVENVWVTHTKTVLPVALTLRHTLIEVASARQASEGQQTKTEMVYQYLTGPRFRHRVEAIVEAFSSMQEDLDKEKKAIIKQWAKREEQIDRVMQATAGMYGDLQGIAGKTIQEIEGLELRALNPPASHPTDADDRIGNEG, encoded by the coding sequence ATGAGTGAACCAACCATCATCTGTCCCAATTGTAAGACCGAGATCAAACTCACGGAGTCTCTCGCCGCTCCGTTGATCGAATCCACACGCCGCGAATACCAGAAGCAACTGGCTCAGAAAGATGCCGACGTGGCGAAACGCGATGCTGCATTGCGCGAGCGAGAAGTAGCGCTTACCAAGGCGCAGCAGACAATCGATGACCAGGTTGCAGAAAAACTCAAACTAGAGCGGGGCAAGATTGCGGTTGAAGAAGCGAAGAAAGCGAAGCTGATTCTCCAAACGGATATTGACCAGAAGACGCAAGCCCTTGCCGATCTCCAAGAAGTCGTCAATCAGCAAAACGTCAAACTGACTGAGGCGCAGAAAGCGCAGGCCGATCTCCTTCGGAAACAACGCGAGCTGGACGACGCCAAGCGTGAATTGGAGCTGACGGTTGAAAAGCGGGTTCAAGAGGGACTCGCGACCACCCGAGAACAAGCGAAGAAAGAGGCCGAGGAAGGGCTGAGGCTCAAGGTCATGGAGGCGGAGCAAACGATCTCTTCCATGCAGAAGCAGATCGAGGAGTTGAAGCGAAAGGCTGAGCAGGGTTCGCAGCAGCTTCAAGGGGAAGTTCAAGAACTAGAGCTGGAAGCCCTGCTGCGTGCGAAATTCCCACGGGATACGATTGAGCCTGTCCCCAAAGGAGAGCATGGCGGTGATGTGCTGCAGCATGTCGTCGGACCGAACGGGCAACCATGTGGGACGATCATCTGGGAATCGAAGCGAACCAAGAACTGGAGTGACGGCTGGCTGGCTAAGCTTCGTGAAGATCAGCGGGCTGCCAAAGCTGAGATTGCCGTGATTGTGAGCCAATCGCTCCCCAAAGAAATAGAAACATTTGGGTTGGTCGAGAACGTCTGGGTGACACATACTAAAACAGTACTTCCAGTTGCTCTCACGCTCCGCCACACGCTTATCGAAGTCGCTTCAGCCCGCCAAGCGTCCGAGGGGCAGCAGACGAAAACGGAAATGGTCTATCAATATCTCACTGGGCCTCGATTCCGTCATAGAGTCGAGGCAATTGTCGAGGCGTTCTCCTCTATGCAGGAGGATCTCGATAAAGAGAAGAAGGCCATCATCAAACAGTGGGCCAAGCGTGAAGAACAAATTGATCGGGTGATGCAGGCAACGGCAGGGATGTATGGAGACCTGCAGGGAATTGCAGGAAAGACGATACAGGAAATCGAGGGGCTAGAATTACGTGCTCTGAATCCACCTGCCTCTCATCCGACCGACGCAGATGATCGAATTGGTAATGAGGGATAG
- a CDS encoding ATP-dependent endonuclease codes for MQIQNFRAHKSTELEFADHHVLVGENGSGKTAILEAINYATSTYYLSSRLDEQDFNNADADAIKIRVEFDKPFAVKVPDGYTHQTLLAQSVELNVKRREKAAPSKAFSDPFVVSHLCSPITYQKKQEINELTLPESMSLDDLPLYVVETDQGFSVGRKSGTPMNLRRDSVSLANDLVGFPNVFYFDRHRERETKVGFNSLFSKIAKDLNWRYRKDWFQEQAKEKWDAYYESVINVVEDPKKSKILSPLRKQLSEFLGEGFESLEISLLNIEQPFTKGFLSFREGSNQVDLEGAGSGISMLVALMLLEQVSERAGDDLILLIDEPELHLHPQLQLKLANHLCQSSAQTIMTTHSPLFIDLGNWKSISRMTWKDQYPKKEKLAVTLGSKTIAEHLNDIPKYGYHQTAFASNDSDIFFARKVLLVEGPVEKYGLPKLAAVIGKQFDQLSIISCDGKEKIPHYATICHAFAIPAFVLFDLDSKSEAEAGNQKIVAACGEFPVQYFESSFEDLLGVGGDVKHKAGKAIKKIDEMQTKDSIPKVIQAVITAIEKWSNTK; via the coding sequence GTGCAAATACAAAACTTTCGAGCTCATAAGAGCACTGAATTGGAGTTCGCCGACCATCACGTTTTAGTTGGCGAAAACGGATCGGGCAAGACGGCCATTCTTGAAGCCATAAATTACGCCACATCTACTTACTATCTTTCATCTCGATTAGATGAGCAGGATTTCAATAATGCCGATGCAGACGCCATAAAAATCAGGGTCGAGTTTGACAAGCCCTTCGCCGTCAAAGTTCCAGATGGCTATACTCACCAGACCCTTCTTGCTCAATCGGTAGAGTTAAATGTCAAACGCCGTGAGAAGGCAGCGCCCAGCAAGGCCTTTTCTGATCCTTTTGTTGTTTCCCATCTCTGTTCTCCGATTACCTATCAGAAGAAGCAGGAGATCAACGAACTTACCCTCCCAGAGAGTATGTCATTGGATGATTTGCCTTTATATGTTGTTGAGACAGACCAAGGGTTTTCAGTTGGGAGAAAGTCTGGAACTCCGATGAACCTGCGACGAGATAGCGTTTCACTCGCCAACGATCTAGTGGGGTTCCCCAATGTCTTCTATTTTGATCGACACCGAGAACGAGAGACAAAAGTGGGCTTCAATTCTCTTTTCAGTAAGATCGCCAAGGATCTCAATTGGCGCTACCGCAAGGATTGGTTTCAAGAGCAAGCAAAAGAGAAATGGGATGCTTACTACGAAAGTGTAATCAATGTCGTTGAAGACCCAAAGAAGAGCAAAATTCTTAGCCCTTTGAGAAAACAGTTAAGCGAGTTCCTTGGGGAGGGATTTGAGTCATTGGAAATATCTCTGCTCAATATTGAACAGCCTTTCACTAAAGGGTTTTTGTCATTTCGGGAAGGGTCGAACCAGGTAGATTTGGAGGGGGCAGGATCTGGCATTTCCATGCTTGTCGCCCTCATGCTCCTTGAACAAGTCAGTGAACGCGCTGGAGATGATTTAATTCTGTTGATCGATGAACCGGAGCTTCACCTTCACCCCCAGCTACAATTGAAACTTGCCAACCACCTATGCCAGTCATCTGCACAAACGATCATGACCACTCATTCTCCCTTGTTCATTGACCTGGGGAACTGGAAAAGTATCTCGCGGATGACCTGGAAGGATCAGTATCCCAAGAAGGAGAAGCTCGCGGTAACGCTTGGATCGAAGACTATTGCTGAACACCTCAACGATATACCCAAGTATGGGTATCATCAAACAGCGTTCGCCTCGAATGATAGCGATATTTTCTTTGCCCGGAAGGTGCTTCTTGTGGAGGGACCGGTTGAGAAATACGGGTTGCCCAAGTTGGCCGCAGTAATAGGAAAACAGTTCGATCAACTCTCAATCATAAGTTGTGATGGAAAAGAGAAGATTCCCCATTACGCAACGATCTGCCATGCATTCGCGATACCAGCTTTTGTGCTTTTTGACCTGGATAGCAAGAGCGAGGCGGAGGCTGGGAACCAGAAGATCGTTGCGGCATGCGGAGAGTTTCCCGTTCAATATTTCGAATCGTCCTTCGAAGACTTGCTGGGTGTGGGCGGGGATGTTAAGCACAAGGCGGGTAAGGCTATAAAGAAGATTGACGAAATGCAGACCAAAGATTCTATTCCAAAAGTAATTCAGGCAGTCATTACTGCGATTGAGAAATGGTCTAATACAAAATAG